The following are from one region of the Halarcobacter sp. genome:
- a CDS encoding hemerythrin family protein, whose protein sequence is MKSFEESKHLLNHEEIDTLHKEFLDIYNSVDKTDTNSYIQKLISLLVHSKIHFKIEEDLMDKYNYPRAREHKDEHRKVLAEMDYFIKNANTIFGKKMLKAYFNEKIGDWFDLHLLSMDSDLTAYLKKGDKWAC, encoded by the coding sequence ATGAAATCATTTGAGGAGAGTAAACATCTATTGAATCATGAGGAGATAGATACTTTACATAAAGAGTTTTTGGATATTTATAATAGTGTAGATAAAACAGACACAAATAGTTATATACAAAAACTTATTTCGCTTTTAGTACACAGTAAAATCCATTTTAAAATAGAAGAAGACTTAATGGATAAATACAATTATCCAAGAGCTAGGGAACACAAAGATGAACATAGAAAAGTTCTTGCAGAGATGGATTATTTTATTAAAAATGCAAACACAATTTTTGGTAAAAAGATGTTAAAAGCATATTTCAATGAAAAAATAGGAGACTGGTTTGATTTACATCTTTTAAGTATGGACAGTGATTTAACTGCATATTTAAAAAAAGGTGATAAATGGGCTTGTTAG
- a CDS encoding GNAT family N-acetyltransferase, with translation MLIRDANISDFDEITKIYNYYIENTVITFEEDLVSKDEMIERFEKIKNTKLPWIVAQVEGKIVGYAYAHFWHDRSAYRFTVEPSVYLNHQFTGKGAGKILYKQLIEQLKDLGIKNLLSLITVPNEASIGLHKKFGFEKVGHLPDVGFKFEKWLCVEFWQLKI, from the coding sequence ATGTTGATTCGAGATGCAAATATCTCTGATTTTGATGAAATTACAAAAATATATAATTATTACATTGAAAATACTGTCATAACATTTGAAGAAGATTTAGTTTCAAAAGATGAGATGATAGAGCGCTTTGAAAAAATAAAAAATACAAAACTTCCTTGGATAGTAGCTCAAGTTGAAGGTAAGATAGTAGGCTATGCTTATGCTCATTTTTGGCATGACAGAAGTGCATACAGATTTACCGTTGAACCATCAGTTTATTTAAATCATCAATTTACAGGAAAAGGTGCAGGAAAAATACTATACAAACAATTAATTGAGCAATTAAAAGATTTAGGTATTAAAAATCTACTTAGTTTAATAACTGTGCCAAATGAAGCAAGTATTGGTTTACACAAAAAATTTGGTTTTGAAAAAGTTGGTCATCTACCTGATGTGGGATTTAAGTTTGAAAAGTGGTTATGTGTTGAATTTTGGCAGTTGAAAATATAA
- a CDS encoding GrpB family protein, which translates to MQILKYEKIDASFKPWNEEYFNVANSLIEFIQNERFKVIHIGSTSAKVSGKGIIDLSLLYEMDELKDAIKYIKSLGFQDQTGKKLFPRERPRKDGMVIFNDKKYNIHIHLILNGSIEHRKQIKFREYMLENPWARKKYEESKLDILEKGITEQDEYGKEKSVFVKSVIDELENTE; encoded by the coding sequence ATGCAAATATTAAAATATGAGAAAATTGATGCTAGCTTTAAACCATGGAATGAAGAGTATTTTAATGTAGCTAATAGTTTAATAGAATTTATACAAAATGAAAGATTTAAAGTAATACATATAGGTTCGACTTCAGCAAAAGTTTCAGGAAAAGGTATAATAGATTTATCTTTATTATACGAGATGGATGAATTAAAAGATGCTATTAAATATATTAAGTCTCTTGGTTTTCAAGATCAAACAGGAAAAAAACTTTTTCCAAGAGAAAGACCAAGAAAAGATGGAATGGTTATATTTAATGATAAAAAATACAATATTCATATACATCTTATTTTAAATGGAAGTATTGAACATAGAAAACAAATAAAGTTTCGAGAATATATGCTTGAAAATCCCTGGGCTAGAAAAAAGTATGAAGAGTCCAAATTGGATATCCTAGAAAAAGGGATTACAGAGCAAGATGAATATGGAAAAGAAAAATCAGTTTTTGTAAAATCTGTAATTGACGAACTTGAAAATACAGAATAA
- a CDS encoding GNAT family N-acetyltransferase, with protein sequence MNIIKADIKDAEKISFIIKKANEQVAKEFNLNIDNCPKHPSFCTKDWVISDFERDEEYFLYKKDENIVACVAFENPKPEVAYLNRLSVLPLHQKQKIGEELVSFIFKYAKTKNIKRVSIGIIAKHEKLKNWYLKLGFEEGRKSSFEHLPFEVLYMNKYL encoded by the coding sequence TTGAATATTATTAAAGCAGATATAAAAGATGCTGAAAAAATATCTTTTATAATCAAAAAAGCAAATGAACAAGTTGCAAAAGAGTTTAATCTTAATATAGATAATTGTCCAAAGCATCCATCCTTTTGTACTAAAGATTGGGTTATCTCAGATTTTGAAAGAGATGAAGAGTATTTTTTATATAAAAAAGATGAAAATATTGTTGCTTGTGTTGCTTTTGAAAATCCAAAACCAGAAGTTGCATATTTAAATCGCTTGTCTGTACTTCCTTTACATCAAAAACAAAAGATAGGAGAAGAGTTAGTATCTTTTATTTTCAAATATGCAAAAACTAAAAACATAAAACGAGTTAGTATTGGTATTATTGCAAAACATGAAAAACTAAAAAATTGGTATTTAAAACTGGGCTTTGAAGAGGGAAGAAAAAGTAGTTTTGAACATCTTCCTTTTGAAGTTTTATATATGAATAAATATTTATAG
- a CDS encoding globin, which yields MEYKIAEASFGQRPDVQIPNPMVLAAIGEQGMRDLVARHYDLLAHSEIKDLFPNTKEGLDMAKKHAADFFIQICGGPKYFNESRGAPRMVARHMPFEIDSNARIIWLEKYAQAIEETSLDEDLKKSFWNYINIFSIWMINKA from the coding sequence ATGGAATACAAAATTGCAGAAGCCTCTTTTGGACAAAGACCAGATGTACAAATTCCAAACCCTATGGTTTTAGCAGCTATTGGCGAGCAGGGTATGAGAGATTTGGTGGCTAGGCATTATGATTTATTAGCCCATAGTGAGATTAAAGATCTTTTCCCTAATACAAAAGAGGGATTAGATATGGCAAAAAAACATGCTGCAGATTTTTTTATTCAAATTTGTGGAGGACCTAAGTATTTCAATGAGAGTAGGGGTGCTCCTAGAATGGTAGCAAGACATATGCCTTTTGAAATTGATAGCAATGCAAGAATAATTTGGCTAGAAAAATATGCACAAGCTATAGAAGAAACTTCTTTAGATGAAGATTTAAAAAAATCTTTTTGGAATTATATTAATATATTTTCAATTTGGATGATTAATAAAGCATGA
- the sfsA gene encoding DNA/RNA nuclease SfsA, translating to MKFDKLYKGKLIKRYKRFLADIILENGEEITAHVPNSGAMTSCIEPNCDVWVTFHDNPKRKLKYTLELTKMGENLICTNTGVANKLGIEAIEDGTIKELQGYSSLKPEQKYGQNSRIDILLENDDKKCFVEIKSVSLRIDEMLAFPDAVTSRGEKHLNELCQMVNQGHRAVMLYIIQRTDDLPFRIANEIDKKYAQTFKDVLSKGVEVLVYQSSISLEEIKINKQCKIEL from the coding sequence TTGAAATTTGATAAATTATACAAAGGAAAATTGATAAAAAGATATAAAAGGTTTCTTGCTGATATTATACTTGAAAATGGTGAAGAGATAACAGCGCATGTTCCAAATAGTGGAGCTATGACAAGCTGTATAGAACCAAACTGTGATGTATGGGTTACTTTTCATGATAATCCAAAAAGAAAATTAAAATACACTTTAGAGCTAACAAAGATGGGTGAAAATCTAATTTGCACTAATACGGGTGTTGCAAATAAACTAGGAATAGAAGCCATTGAAGATGGAACTATAAAAGAGCTTCAAGGATATAGTTCTTTAAAACCTGAACAAAAATATGGCCAAAACAGTAGAATAGATATACTTCTAGAAAATGATGATAAAAAATGTTTTGTGGAGATAAAAAGCGTTAGTCTTAGAATTGATGAGATGTTAGCTTTCCCTGATGCGGTGACTTCAAGGGGAGAAAAACATTTAAATGAACTTTGCCAGATGGTAAATCAAGGACATAGAGCTGTGATGTTATATATTATTCAAAGAACTGATGATTTACCTTTTAGAATAGCAAATGAAATTGATAAAAAATATGCCCAAACTTTTAAAGATGTTTTATCAAAAGGTGTAGAAGTTTTAGTATATCAATCAAGCATATCTTTAGAAGAGATAAAAATAAATAAACAGTGCAAAATAGAATTATAA
- a CDS encoding alpha/beta fold hydrolase: protein MNNELLWEKIVQILKDKYEFIYLPIPLTKDFDDAVNHLDKFIKDEKINLLGFSLGAYLSSYYTIKRKEKINRVFLVAGTPSSLSKTETRKREIFLKQMDNFSSINLSTKKVKLLLEEQNQEDKYLINLIKKMFNSFSIEEYKLQLSTTFQREDIYKELLEMNIPINFIFSKKDRLLNLKSMEKIDSSLKNVVLKPLEGTSHMIPLEKADILAKEIENWMNRKV, encoded by the coding sequence ATGAATAATGAATTATTATGGGAAAAGATTGTTCAAATTTTAAAAGATAAATATGAATTTATATATCTTCCCATACCCTTAACAAAAGATTTTGATGATGCGGTAAATCATTTGGATAAATTTATAAAAGATGAAAAAATAAATCTTTTAGGTTTTTCGTTGGGCGCATACCTTTCTTCATATTATACTATTAAAAGAAAAGAGAAAATCAATAGAGTATTTTTAGTAGCAGGAACACCAAGTTCATTAAGTAAAACAGAAACAAGAAAAAGAGAGATTTTTTTAAAACAAATGGATAATTTCTCTTCAATAAATCTTTCCACAAAAAAAGTAAAACTATTATTAGAAGAGCAAAATCAAGAAGATAAGTATTTAATCAATCTTATTAAGAAAATGTTTAATAGTTTTAGTATTGAAGAGTATAAACTTCAACTAAGTACTACATTTCAAAGAGAAGATATATATAAAGAGTTGTTAGAAATGAATATTCCTATAAATTTTATTTTTAGCAAAAAAGATAGATTATTAAATCTAAAATCAATGGAAAAGATTGATAGCAGTTTAAAAAATGTAGTGTTAAAACCTTTAGAGGGTACTAGTCATATGATACCTTTAGAAAAAGCTGATATATTGGCAAAAGAGATTGAAAATTGGATGAATAGAAAAGTCTAG
- a CDS encoding PQQ-dependent sugar dehydrogenase: protein MKKYFIAILFPIFLCSQTILRFSSENMNLKLERVISENDVIWALDFISKDEIIFAMKNGNIATYNLKSRVTKYFKNTPYVVNRGQGGLLDVAVSPNFKSDQTIFFTYVKEYGNDIVTALAKAKYRYNDLYEWKDILVTKSNSGTSRHFGSRITFDEEGHLFFSVGERGYRPNAQDLSNHAGTIIRLNIDGTIPKDNPFINQYEKLPEIYSYGHRNPQGIFYDRHRKTIFSSEHGPRGGDEINVIYKGQNYGWPTISYGKEYWNPLSVGEGTHKDGMMQPIKYYDPSIAPSSLIVYNGNKFPAFKGDIFIGALKLTHLNRIILDNNFNVLREERLLNDLDERIRDVIESPDGLIYISTDSGNIYRIVPN from the coding sequence ATGAAAAAATATTTTATAGCTATTTTATTTCCTATATTTTTATGTTCTCAAACAATCTTGCGATTCTCTAGTGAAAATATGAATTTAAAACTTGAAAGAGTAATTAGTGAAAATGATGTAATTTGGGCATTGGATTTTATTTCAAAGGATGAGATTATTTTCGCAATGAAAAATGGAAATATTGCAACCTATAACTTAAAAAGTAGAGTAACAAAATATTTTAAAAATACTCCTTATGTAGTGAATAGAGGACAAGGAGGACTTCTAGATGTAGCAGTATCTCCAAACTTTAAAAGTGATCAAACAATATTTTTCACTTATGTAAAAGAGTATGGAAATGATATTGTAACAGCACTTGCAAAGGCAAAATACAGATACAATGATTTATATGAATGGAAAGATATATTAGTAACTAAATCTAATTCTGGCACATCAAGACACTTTGGAAGTAGAATAACTTTTGATGAAGAGGGACATCTTTTTTTTAGTGTTGGAGAAAGAGGTTATAGACCAAATGCTCAAGATTTAAGTAATCATGCAGGAACAATTATAAGATTAAATATTGATGGTACAATTCCTAAAGATAATCCTTTTATAAATCAATATGAAAAGTTACCTGAAATATATTCTTATGGACATAGAAATCCCCAAGGTATATTTTATGATAGACACAGAAAAACTATTTTTAGTAGTGAACATGGTCCTAGAGGTGGAGATGAAATAAATGTTATATACAAAGGTCAAAATTACGGCTGGCCTACTATATCTTATGGAAAAGAGTATTGGAACCCTTTATCAGTAGGGGAAGGTACTCACAAAGATGGAATGATGCAACCTATAAAGTATTATGATCCATCAATTGCTCCAAGCTCTTTAATAGTTTACAATGGAAATAAGTTTCCAGCTTTTAAAGGAGATATTTTTATTGGTGCTTTAAAACTAACCCACTTAAATAGGATAATCTTAGATAATAATTTTAATGTACTAAGAGAGGAAAGATTACTAAATGATTTAGATGAAAGAATAAGAGATGTAATAGAATCTCCCGATGGACTTATATATATCTCCACAGATAGTGGAAATATATATAGAATAGTTCCTAATTAA
- a CDS encoding YitT family protein, producing the protein MSTTIFSKDEFKNYILIIIGSITLAFSVVGFFSPNQLITGGTAGLALLLHYITPLSIGSLILLINFPLLMIGGKFLGKSFAIRTIVTLIFISLFIDLFDKVFEIQPFIIDTPLGSIFGGILVGIGLSLVIKGDSSAGGSTIIARLIAAKTEIKAGTVILTIDSIIIFSSLVIFEDRTKVLWSVISIYVTSKIIDTILTGRLNKKVVYLVTNKTEELKIRIREELGPKGTIIKGDGLFEGENKKMILIVVEVGKLQVLRKMVKETDPEGFLIITEATEMLGRGH; encoded by the coding sequence ATGAGTACTACAATCTTTTCTAAAGATGAATTCAAAAACTATATTTTGATTATAATTGGCTCAATTACATTAGCATTTTCAGTTGTAGGATTTTTTTCACCCAATCAACTAATTACAGGTGGTACAGCGGGGCTTGCACTTTTACTTCACTACATTACACCTTTGTCAATTGGTTCTTTGATTCTTTTAATCAACTTCCCTTTACTAATGATTGGTGGAAAATTTTTAGGTAAATCTTTTGCTATCAGAACAATAGTTACACTTATCTTTATCTCTTTGTTTATTGACCTTTTTGACAAAGTATTTGAGATACAGCCTTTTATAATAGATACACCTTTAGGTTCTATTTTTGGAGGTATTCTTGTAGGTATTGGTTTATCTCTTGTTATAAAAGGAGATTCAAGTGCAGGTGGTTCTACTATTATTGCTAGACTTATTGCTGCTAAAACAGAAATCAAAGCAGGAACTGTAATTCTTACTATTGATTCAATCATAATCTTTTCATCACTTGTAATTTTTGAAGATAGAACAAAAGTTTTATGGAGTGTAATTAGTATTTATGTAACCTCTAAAATAATTGATACAATCTTAACGGGTAGACTAAATAAAAAAGTTGTATATCTAGTAACAAATAAAACAGAAGAGTTAAAAATAAGAATAAGAGAAGAATTAGGACCAAAAGGAACAATCATAAAAGGGGATGGTCTTTTTGAAGGTGAAAACAAAAAGATGATTCTTATAGTTGTAGAAGTTGGAAAACTTCAAGTTCTAAGAAAGATGGTAAAAGAAACTGATCCCGAAGGGTTTTTAATCATCACTGAAGCAACAGAGATGTTAGGAAGAGGACATTAG
- a CDS encoding APC family permease, which yields MKHTIHRPRDKSLGLLELIAIALGGMVGGGIFTILGISVSMIGVYTPIAIIIGGCIAALAAYSYIKLGLYYKDEGAAYSFVKKTFSNSRFIAALIGWWVVFGYVSTLSLYSYTFSSYAISGFDFSDEGFIRKLVAGAILLVFTLINIWSVKGMGKLEDIMVYTKLVILVVISFVLINNSQTTIPKLIEDNTEVTLYAILIVSSITFVAYEGFELIINAVEEMENPQKNIPRAIYSAIGLAILIYVVIAIGAILAISFDDIIANKEYALASGANKVLGHWGNDLVIIGALLATSSAISGTVFGASRQMSIIAHDGLMPKFLAKRDGNKIPTKAIWTMAILAFCLILSGTLQLLLEFGSITFLVVSLIITLSNFKIRKETNSSTVLLSIAIFVLTLGTGFILYYEFLNEIKQMFFILFIYFLLTLGALYYSKK from the coding sequence ATGAAACACACTATACATAGACCCCGAGATAAAAGTTTAGGATTGTTAGAATTAATCGCAATAGCCTTAGGTGGAATGGTTGGCGGTGGTATATTTACGATACTTGGAATTTCTGTTTCTATGATTGGAGTTTATACTCCAATTGCAATTATTATAGGTGGGTGTATTGCAGCTTTAGCAGCATATTCATATATAAAACTTGGACTTTACTACAAAGATGAAGGGGCTGCATATAGTTTTGTAAAAAAAACTTTTTCAAATTCAAGATTTATCGCTGCTTTGATTGGATGGTGGGTTGTATTTGGCTATGTAAGTACTTTATCACTTTATTCTTATACTTTTTCCTCTTATGCAATTAGTGGTTTTGATTTTAGTGATGAAGGTTTTATAAGAAAATTAGTTGCAGGGGCAATACTACTTGTTTTTACACTTATTAATATTTGGAGTGTAAAAGGTATGGGAAAATTAGAAGATATTATGGTTTATACTAAATTGGTAATCTTAGTGGTTATCTCTTTTGTTTTAATAAATAACAGCCAAACAACCATACCAAAACTAATTGAGGATAATACAGAGGTAACACTTTATGCAATTTTAATTGTTTCATCTATAACTTTTGTAGCTTATGAAGGTTTTGAGTTGATTATTAATGCAGTAGAAGAGATGGAAAATCCTCAAAAAAATATTCCTAGAGCAATATATAGTGCTATTGGTTTAGCTATTTTAATATATGTGGTTATAGCTATTGGTGCTATTTTAGCTATATCTTTTGATGACATCATTGCAAATAAAGAGTATGCTTTGGCTTCAGGTGCAAATAAAGTATTAGGGCATTGGGGAAATGACTTAGTAATTATTGGTGCTTTATTAGCAACAAGTAGTGCTATTAGTGGTACAGTGTTTGGTGCTTCAAGACAGATGTCTATTATTGCCCATGATGGTTTGATGCCGAAATTCTTAGCTAAAAGAGATGGAAATAAAATACCAACTAAAGCAATATGGACTATGGCTATATTGGCATTTTGTCTTATTTTAAGTGGTACCTTACAACTACTTTTAGAGTTTGGAAGTATAACTTTTCTAGTAGTCTCTTTGATAATTACCCTTTCAAATTTTAAGATTAGAAAAGAGACAAACTCTTCAACTGTTTTACTAAGTATTGCTATTTTTGTTTTGACTTTAGGCACAGGCTTTATTTTATATTATGAATTTTTAAATGAGATAAAACAGATGTTTTTTATTTTATTTATATACTTCTTACTTACTTTAGGGGCCTTATACTATTCTAAAAAATAA
- a CDS encoding DJ-1/PfpI family protein translates to MSKKILIIAGDFVEDYELMVPFQCLKMLGYQVDVICPDKKAGDQIKTAIHDFEGDQTYTEKPGHNFTLNATFDEIDETTYAALVIPGGRAPEYIRLNQRVLDIVKDFNDKDKPIASICHGIQVLAAADVIKDKTCSCYPACAPEVDRNGGAWVDIGFESAYVDGNLVTAAAWPAHPEWLAKFNELL, encoded by the coding sequence ATGTCAAAAAAAATATTAATTATTGCCGGTGATTTTGTTGAAGATTATGAACTTATGGTTCCTTTCCAATGTTTAAAAATGTTAGGGTATCAAGTTGATGTAATTTGTCCTGATAAAAAAGCTGGAGATCAAATTAAAACTGCAATTCATGATTTTGAAGGTGATCAAACATATACAGAGAAGCCAGGTCACAATTTTACTTTAAATGCTACATTTGATGAAATAGATGAAACAACATACGCTGCACTTGTAATACCTGGTGGTAGAGCACCTGAATATATTAGATTAAATCAAAGAGTTTTAGATATTGTAAAAGATTTTAATGATAAAGATAAACCAATTGCATCAATCTGCCATGGAATTCAAGTTTTAGCTGCAGCTGATGTAATCAAGGATAAAACTTGTTCTTGTTATCCTGCTTGTGCACCAGAAGTAGATAGAAATGGTGGAGCGTGGGTCGATATTGGATTTGAATCTGCTTATGTAGATGGAAATCTAGTTACAGCAGCAGCTTGGCCAGCTCACCCAGAATGGCTTGCAAAATTTAATGAACTTTTATAA
- a CDS encoding cold-shock protein, translating to MATLVNGTVKWFNSEKGFGFIEQENGGKDVFVHYRQINKSGYGRVSLEDGQKVTFEIAESDKGLQAENVTAV from the coding sequence ATGGCAACATTAGTAAATGGAACTGTAAAATGGTTCAATAGTGAAAAAGGTTTCGGTTTTATCGAACAAGAAAATGGTGGAAAAGATGTATTTGTACACTATAGACAAATCAATAAATCAGGATACGGTAGAGTTTCACTAGAAGATGGACAAAAAGTAACTTTCGAAATTGCAGAAAGTGACAAAGGTCTACAAGCAGAAAACGTAACTGCTGTATAA
- a CDS encoding PhzF family phenazine biosynthesis protein gives MKLKIDIVDAFTNEVFKGNQAAVIILNEWLDESLMQNIAMENNLSETAFLVQDEKEVYHIRWFSPLSEIDFCGHATLASSYVLFNENKELNNLKFFAKAVGEFEVEKVKDLIQMNFPNRKPELELDIPKELIEGLSKKPIKVYKSSQAYFAIYEKEDEVLEVSYNSELLKKLAPLDVVVTAPSNCSDYDFVSRYFWPANGGIEDPVTGSIHAGLAPFWAEKLGKNSLIALQASKRTGILKCEVKDDRVFISGKAIGYLQGFITV, from the coding sequence ATGAAACTAAAAATTGATATTGTAGATGCTTTTACAAATGAAGTATTCAAAGGAAATCAAGCTGCAGTTATTATTTTAAATGAATGGTTAGATGAAAGTTTAATGCAAAATATTGCAATGGAAAACAATCTTTCAGAAACTGCATTTTTAGTTCAAGATGAAAAAGAAGTATATCATATAAGATGGTTTTCTCCTTTAAGTGAGATTGATTTTTGTGGTCACGCAACTTTGGCTAGTTCATATGTTTTATTTAATGAGAATAAAGAGCTAAATAACTTGAAGTTTTTTGCTAAAGCAGTTGGAGAGTTTGAAGTAGAAAAAGTAAAAGATTTGATACAAATGAATTTTCCAAATAGAAAGCCAGAGCTTGAACTAGATATACCAAAAGAGTTAATAGAAGGTTTGTCAAAAAAACCAATAAAAGTTTATAAAAGTTCACAAGCATATTTTGCAATTTATGAAAAAGAAGATGAAGTTTTGGAAGTCTCATATAATAGTGAACTTTTGAAAAAACTTGCACCTTTAGATGTAGTGGTAACTGCACCATCAAATTGTAGTGATTATGATTTTGTTTCAAGATATTTTTGGCCAGCAAATGGTGGAATTGAAGATCCAGTTACAGGTTCTATTCATGCAGGGCTTGCACCTTTTTGGGCTGAAAAATTAGGAAAAAACAGTTTAATTGCACTTCAAGCTTCAAAAAGAACAGGTATTTTAAAATGTGAAGTAAAAGATGATAGAGTTTTTATCTCAGGAAAAGCTATTGGATATCTACAAGGATTTATTACAGTTTAG
- a CDS encoding alpha/beta fold hydrolase: MKEIIYLIPGLMTDKRLWSRLIPHLEDEYELIHFPIPLSEDFDEIVEHLDKEIGNKKVNILGFSLGGYIASYYTLKNPDKIKRLFLVSSTPSSTEEKDIARREKKLQEAREDNFSPLNLEKAKELLEIKDDEELIHIVSSMFNDLGNKAFVPQLASTLKREDLFDDLVKLNIPISLYYSTEDRLLNHTSINEILQKENNLKVISREGTSHNIPLEFSKELSIHIKDWMSHE; encoded by the coding sequence ATGAAAGAGATAATATATTTAATACCAGGTCTTATGACCGACAAAAGATTGTGGAGTAGATTAATTCCACATTTAGAAGATGAATATGAACTGATACATTTTCCCATCCCATTAAGTGAAGATTTTGATGAGATTGTTGAGCACCTAGATAAAGAGATTGGCAATAAAAAGGTTAATATTTTAGGATTTTCTTTAGGTGGGTATATTGCTAGTTATTATACTTTGAAAAATCCAGATAAAATCAAAAGATTGTTTTTAGTTAGTTCAACACCTAGTTCAACTGAAGAAAAAGATATAGCTAGAAGAGAAAAAAAGCTACAAGAAGCAAGAGAGGATAACTTTTCACCTTTAAATTTGGAAAAGGCAAAAGAATTATTAGAAATAAAAGATGACGAAGAATTAATTCATATAGTTTCTTCAATGTTCAATGATTTAGGTAACAAAGCTTTTGTTCCTCAATTAGCAAGCACTTTAAAAAGGGAAGATTTATTTGATGATTTAGTTAAATTGAATATTCCTATTAGCTTATACTACAGTACTGAAGATAGACTTTTAAATCATACTTCAATAAATGAAATTTTACAAAAAGAGAATAATTTAAAAGTTATATCAAGAGAGGGAACTAGTCATAATATACCTTTGGAGTTTTCAAAAGAGTTGAGCATTCATATAAAAGATTGGATGTCTCATGAGTAA
- a CDS encoding DUF2892 domain-containing protein → MNKFDKFRNFCRKFRVILGIVLIGIGIYTGIYWFYLGIIPLIAGLTNFCPTCMITKKCTPKHLQHS, encoded by the coding sequence ATGAATAAATTTGACAAGTTTAGAAACTTTTGCAGAAAGTTTAGAGTTATTTTAGGGATTGTGTTAATTGGTATAGGAATTTATACAGGAATTTATTGGTTTTATTTAGGAATTATTCCATTAATAGCAGGACTTACTAACTTCTGTCCTACTTGTATGATTACTAAAAAATGTACTCCTAAACATTTACAACATAGTTAA
- a CDS encoding IclR family transcriptional regulator → MSQQLKSLSKGLQVYKEIVNYGKPISATLLCDRLSINKSTMSRILQTLKDEEYILYLDNSNEILPKNLENIESKKTRIELLIQKTKPLLEEIYEETKECSYLGIIDNNKLLYLNQIDYSNREIKTRNSVGLQAPLHTNALGKSILAFGNYSLDNLKLEPYTNNTITDLKSFKKTIDEVLINGYSIDNSEYQDNMRCVGVPIFNHENILVGAVGISGTKDRLSFEKLNQLGKDIIEIVDKYNIKC, encoded by the coding sequence ATGTCTCAACAGTTAAAATCACTATCAAAAGGTTTACAGGTTTATAAAGAGATTGTAAATTATGGAAAACCAATATCAGCCACACTTTTATGTGATAGATTATCAATAAATAAAAGTACTATGTCAAGGATACTTCAAACTTTAAAAGATGAAGAGTATATACTTTATTTAGATAATAGCAATGAAATTCTTCCAAAAAATTTAGAAAATATCGAATCTAAAAAAACTAGAATAGAACTACTTATTCAAAAAACTAAACCTTTGTTAGAAGAGATATATGAAGAAACTAAAGAGTGTTCATATCTTGGAATAATTGATAATAATAAACTTTTATATCTAAACCAAATAGATTATTCAAATAGAGAAATCAAAACTAGAAACAGTGTAGGTTTACAAGCTCCTTTACATACAAATGCTTTAGGTAAATCTATTTTAGCTTTTGGAAATTATAGTTTAGACAATTTAAAATTAGAACCTTATACAAACAATACTATAACTGATTTAAAGTCTTTTAAAAAAACTATAGATGAAGTTTTAATAAATGGATATTCTATAGACAATAGCGAATATCAAGATAATATGCGTTGTGTTGGAGTACCAATTTTTAACCATGAAAATATTTTAGTTGGTGCGGTAGGAATATCAGGTACAAAAGATAGACTCTCTTTTGAAAAATTAAATCAATTAGGTAAAGATATTATAGAAATAGTTGATAAATACAATATAAAATGTTAG